The following proteins come from a genomic window of Pelagicoccus albus:
- the recJ gene encoding single-stranded-DNA-specific exonuclease RecJ, whose product MAHWEYSPPPTGLSKKYSRELKVGSTVAELLARLDFSDTKEASKFLEPRLGSIDCPFDIPNLERAARRISQAIDNCQTIAICGDYDVDGVTSTALLVAILQQFDNYPAYIVPLRLEEGYGLSQKAVERALGKANQPDLFIALDCGTNSTEEVRYILDQGCEVIIIDHHQAKEEQADEVILVNPHVNDQESSNHCQLCTVGLVFKLAHGLLKIRREKEDPRAFDIKLRDYLDLVSMGTVADMVPLNRENRIFARIGLQVLSRTKRIGLQNLMKVSGVASKHGVNPIDVSFRLGPRINASGRLADASVAVELMLSDDPGFAMETSLQLDSFNRERQDIERAMTEGAMEQIRKGGTDSGGFVVYGNDWHPGVVGIVASRVSKAFNRPAIVLGREGDLAKGSGRSVDGVNLVEVLTPYSDKLESWGGHPMAIGISMKIEQVEDFTKFFDQALTEYFATHSVERTLNISSWLRLEDISTKLMQDLSLLEPFGQANPEPIFGAKKIRFGSKVTVFKDIHFRFTLPTRQNQVISGVAWKMADRIPPATTPVDIAFRLVWNTFGNKKALQLELVDWRLS is encoded by the coding sequence TTGGCCCATTGGGAATACAGTCCTCCACCGACCGGTTTATCCAAAAAGTACTCTAGGGAACTAAAAGTCGGTTCAACCGTTGCGGAGCTCCTCGCCCGTCTCGATTTCTCGGATACGAAAGAGGCCTCGAAATTCCTCGAGCCTCGTCTAGGTTCGATTGATTGCCCGTTCGACATACCAAATCTCGAACGGGCCGCCCGTCGCATATCTCAGGCTATCGACAACTGCCAGACTATCGCGATCTGTGGAGACTATGATGTAGATGGCGTTACTAGCACCGCGCTGCTCGTGGCCATATTGCAGCAGTTCGATAACTATCCTGCCTACATTGTCCCGCTGCGTCTGGAAGAAGGCTACGGCCTCTCGCAAAAGGCTGTAGAACGGGCTCTCGGCAAGGCCAACCAACCTGATCTTTTCATCGCCCTCGATTGCGGTACCAACTCTACAGAGGAGGTTCGCTACATTCTCGATCAAGGTTGCGAGGTTATTATAATCGACCATCATCAGGCCAAAGAGGAGCAGGCAGATGAGGTCATCCTGGTCAATCCGCACGTCAACGACCAAGAGAGCTCCAACCATTGTCAACTCTGCACGGTTGGGCTCGTTTTTAAGCTAGCTCACGGTCTTCTGAAAATCCGCCGCGAAAAAGAGGACCCAAGGGCATTCGATATCAAACTTCGCGACTATCTCGATTTGGTTTCCATGGGGACGGTCGCCGACATGGTACCGCTTAATCGAGAAAATCGAATTTTCGCCCGCATCGGATTACAGGTTCTAAGCCGCACCAAACGCATTGGCCTGCAGAACCTGATGAAGGTTTCGGGGGTCGCATCAAAGCACGGCGTAAACCCGATCGACGTATCTTTTCGCCTCGGGCCAAGGATTAATGCCAGTGGACGCTTGGCCGATGCATCCGTCGCAGTCGAGCTCATGCTCAGCGATGACCCGGGCTTTGCCATGGAAACTTCTCTACAGCTCGACTCATTTAATCGAGAGCGACAAGACATAGAGAGGGCAATGACCGAGGGCGCTATGGAGCAGATCCGTAAAGGAGGCACCGATAGCGGAGGTTTTGTCGTTTATGGTAACGACTGGCACCCTGGTGTCGTCGGAATCGTAGCAAGTCGCGTATCCAAGGCATTTAATCGTCCCGCCATTGTGCTGGGGAGAGAAGGGGACTTGGCCAAGGGTTCAGGGCGTAGTGTGGATGGAGTCAACCTTGTCGAGGTCTTGACACCTTACTCCGACAAGCTGGAAAGCTGGGGAGGGCACCCTATGGCGATCGGGATCTCAATGAAGATCGAACAGGTCGAGGACTTCACGAAATTCTTCGACCAAGCCCTTACCGAATACTTCGCTACCCATTCCGTCGAAAGGACATTGAACATTTCATCTTGGCTCCGTCTTGAAGATATTTCTACAAAGCTCATGCAGGACCTCTCCTTGCTGGAGCCATTTGGGCAGGCCAATCCTGAACCCATTTTCGGAGCAAAGAAAATACGTTTCGGATCGAAGGTCACTGTATTCAAGGACATCCACTTCCGCTTCACTTTGCCAACGAGACAGAACCAAGTCATATCGGGCGTGGCTTGGAAGATGGCTGACCGTATTCCCCCTGCAACGACACCGGTCGATATCGCGTTTCGACTTGTTTGGAACACCTTCGGTAACAAGAAGGCGCTCCAACTCGAGCTCGTTGACTGGAGACTGAGCTAG
- the yajC gene encoding preprotein translocase subunit YajC, translated as MDISTFVIAQQAAPAGQGGWQQFLPFIIIFAAMYFLIIAPQRKKQKQHQKLISELKSGSEVMTSGGIYGTITNVKEDRFVLKIAEGTKIEIAKASVTTVVTPAAE; from the coding sequence ATGGATATTTCCACATTCGTAATCGCTCAGCAAGCCGCGCCCGCAGGACAAGGCGGATGGCAACAGTTTTTGCCTTTCATCATCATCTTCGCAGCGATGTATTTCCTGATTATCGCCCCCCAGCGCAAGAAGCAAAAGCAACACCAGAAGCTCATCTCCGAGCTCAAATCAGGCTCTGAAGTGATGACCAGCGGCGGCATCTACGGCACCATCACCAACGTCAAGGAAGACCGCTTCGTCCTGAAGATCGCCGAGGGCACAAAAATCGAAATCGCCAAGGCCTCCGTGACCACTGTTGTAACTCCTGCAGCTGAATAA
- the speA gene encoding biosynthetic arginine decarboxylase, whose product MSPKSRWTTSEAERLYGFNRWGSPYFSVDKEGYVCAHPAADDISVRIDDVIKEAATKGIKAPMVIRFQDLLRHRVERLNKAFADSIRDEDYPGHYRGVFPIKVNQLREVVEEIQDAGENHCYGLEAGSKPELMIAMAMHQHSESLLICNGYKDEDYIRLALNYRKIGKDIIIVAEQLSELEMIISMSKELDVEPLIGLRSKLGTRGEGKWAMSTGDNAKFGLTSMEILEAARMLEKANLTESLCLLHFHIGSQVPNIITLKNAVVEATRYYCQLQKMGFPMGFLDVGGGLGIDYDGSRSNYESSTNYTLEEYARDVVYNVKQICGLMDVPCPNLVTESGRAIVAPHSILITEVTGRISKRDSLLTVRKDEIKHQVVADLHEILNGRNRYGNLEIYHDAQQKKEEADSLFSHGYLDLLGRAQAESLFWQICNRLEKNISKTKGYQPEELIGLSELLSDQYVCNFSVFQSLLDHWALDQLFPITPITRLNERPTVNAILVDITCDSDGKVSKFIDLEDEKQYLPLHPLKKGDSYFLGIFLVGAYQDIMGDNHNLFGRVNEVHVFLDEDEDDGFYIEDTIQGFRMKDVLEGVQYSAGGLCQNLKKQIDKATKADLVKPRDGVRFMELYEEQLQKKTYLDIEQKKKRRAAPRKAKAKPQ is encoded by the coding sequence ATGAGCCCGAAATCGCGTTGGACGACCTCCGAAGCCGAGCGTCTCTACGGTTTTAACCGTTGGGGTTCCCCTTATTTTTCGGTCGACAAGGAGGGCTACGTCTGTGCCCACCCCGCTGCGGACGACATTTCCGTCAGAATTGACGACGTCATCAAGGAAGCAGCGACCAAGGGAATCAAGGCTCCAATGGTTATACGCTTCCAGGACCTGCTCCGTCACCGAGTCGAGCGTCTCAACAAAGCTTTTGCCGATTCGATTCGCGACGAGGATTATCCGGGGCACTATCGAGGCGTCTTCCCCATCAAGGTTAACCAGCTGCGCGAAGTCGTAGAGGAGATCCAAGATGCGGGAGAGAACCATTGCTACGGGCTTGAAGCTGGCAGCAAGCCAGAGCTGATGATCGCTATGGCGATGCACCAACACTCCGAGTCCCTGCTGATCTGCAATGGCTACAAGGACGAGGACTATATCCGCCTAGCTCTCAACTACCGCAAAATAGGCAAGGACATCATCATCGTGGCGGAGCAGTTGAGCGAATTGGAGATGATTATCTCCATGTCAAAGGAACTCGATGTAGAGCCGCTCATCGGATTACGCTCGAAGCTTGGAACCCGCGGTGAGGGCAAATGGGCGATGTCTACCGGGGACAATGCCAAATTCGGGCTCACCTCGATGGAAATCCTCGAGGCGGCGCGAATGCTCGAAAAGGCAAATTTGACCGAGAGTCTCTGCCTGCTGCATTTCCACATTGGATCGCAGGTTCCGAATATCATTACCTTGAAGAACGCCGTGGTGGAAGCGACTCGCTACTATTGCCAACTCCAAAAAATGGGCTTCCCCATGGGCTTTTTGGACGTAGGTGGCGGCTTGGGTATCGACTACGACGGTTCCCGTTCCAACTACGAGAGCTCTACCAACTATACTTTGGAAGAGTACGCCCGCGACGTCGTTTACAACGTCAAACAGATCTGCGGACTGATGGACGTACCCTGCCCCAATCTAGTGACCGAAAGCGGTCGAGCCATCGTAGCCCCGCACAGTATTCTCATTACAGAAGTCACAGGGCGCATATCGAAACGCGATTCATTGCTCACGGTTCGCAAAGACGAGATCAAGCACCAAGTGGTTGCTGATTTGCACGAAATCCTCAACGGACGGAATCGCTACGGAAACCTGGAGATCTACCACGATGCCCAGCAGAAAAAGGAGGAAGCGGACTCCCTATTCTCCCATGGCTATCTAGACCTTCTCGGTCGTGCCCAGGCCGAGTCCCTCTTCTGGCAGATTTGCAACCGTTTGGAGAAAAACATCAGCAAGACCAAGGGCTACCAGCCGGAAGAATTGATTGGGCTCTCAGAGCTTTTGTCCGACCAATACGTCTGCAATTTCTCCGTTTTCCAATCCTTGCTGGATCACTGGGCGCTGGACCAACTCTTCCCCATCACTCCCATTACTCGCCTGAATGAACGTCCTACTGTGAATGCGATTCTGGTAGACATCACTTGCGATAGCGATGGCAAGGTTTCCAAGTTCATCGACTTGGAGGACGAGAAGCAGTATCTCCCGCTCCATCCATTGAAAAAGGGCGATTCCTATTTTTTGGGTATCTTCCTCGTCGGAGCGTATCAGGACATCATGGGGGACAACCATAATCTCTTTGGGCGCGTGAATGAAGTGCACGTCTTCCTCGACGAGGATGAGGACGATGGCTTCTACATCGAAGACACCATCCAGGGGTTCCGCATGAAGGACGTTTTGGAAGGAGTTCAGTATTCGGCGGGAGGCCTTTGCCAAAACCTCAAAAAACAGATCGACAAGGCAACGAAGGCAGATCTCGTGAAGCCACGCGACGGCGTACGCTTCATGGAGCTATACGAGGAGCAACTGCAGAAAAAGACTTACCTCGATATCGAGCAGAAGAAAAAGCGCCGGGCCGCTCCACGTAAGGCAAAAGCGAAGCCGCAGTAA
- a CDS encoding Gfo/Idh/MocA family protein: MSKRLSRRAFLRKGTVAAASSLAFPMVLKAATLARGQPGPNSRINIGLIGNGLIMGGHRAYYRGREHTVVAAVCDVYQNRMESALQECRQENSACDGYLDYEEVLERSDIDAVVIATPDHWHAALAIAAMKAGKDVYVEKPMTLTIEEGKAVVEAQKRYGRILQVGSQQRSESAFRKAAEIVRNGWIGQVREVYCGLGEFPAASVYPEQPIPEGFNYDKWLGPTPWEPYNENRVASDYGGGWRNFWEYGSRKNGDWGAHHYDITQWALDRDDSGPVFFAPKNYDQEYQYYEYDDGIRVIRDWGDRKGHMIRFVGDEGEVLVSRQNRLDTTPVSLAGKPLSPDSIRLYKSTDHRANWIESIYTRKDPICPASVGHRSATICQLAGISERINRPIKWDPIAQQIVDDPKAALWQDRPRRDGYQLPV; the protein is encoded by the coding sequence ATGTCGAAACGATTGTCCCGTCGCGCCTTTTTGAGAAAAGGCACCGTTGCAGCTGCCTCCAGCCTCGCCTTCCCGATGGTGTTAAAAGCCGCAACCTTAGCCCGCGGGCAACCGGGACCAAACAGCCGGATCAATATCGGATTGATAGGAAATGGTCTCATCATGGGAGGCCACCGGGCCTATTATCGCGGGCGAGAGCACACCGTCGTCGCTGCGGTTTGTGACGTATATCAAAACCGGATGGAATCTGCTCTACAGGAGTGCCGCCAAGAAAACAGTGCTTGCGACGGATACTTAGACTACGAGGAAGTTTTGGAGCGTAGCGATATCGATGCCGTGGTAATTGCGACGCCTGACCACTGGCACGCTGCCCTTGCCATTGCCGCCATGAAGGCGGGTAAGGACGTTTACGTGGAGAAGCCGATGACTTTAACCATCGAAGAAGGCAAGGCAGTTGTGGAAGCTCAGAAACGCTACGGTCGCATTCTGCAAGTCGGCTCGCAGCAGCGTTCAGAATCAGCATTCCGAAAGGCCGCCGAGATCGTGAGGAACGGTTGGATCGGGCAAGTGCGGGAGGTCTACTGTGGCCTTGGTGAATTCCCAGCCGCCTCAGTCTACCCGGAGCAGCCGATACCGGAGGGCTTCAACTACGACAAATGGCTGGGGCCAACTCCGTGGGAACCCTACAACGAAAATCGCGTAGCCAGCGATTACGGAGGTGGTTGGAGGAATTTCTGGGAGTACGGATCGCGTAAAAACGGAGATTGGGGCGCTCACCACTACGATATTACCCAATGGGCATTGGATCGCGACGATAGCGGGCCTGTATTTTTCGCACCCAAGAACTACGACCAAGAGTACCAATATTACGAATACGATGATGGAATCCGGGTTATAAGAGACTGGGGAGATCGGAAGGGACATATGATCCGATTTGTAGGAGACGAGGGTGAAGTTTTGGTCAGTCGCCAAAATCGACTCGACACGACTCCGGTATCCCTAGCGGGCAAACCGCTATCGCCAGATTCAATCCGCCTATATAAGAGCACTGACCACCGTGCGAACTGGATCGAGAGCATATACACGCGGAAAGATCCGATCTGTCCCGCATCAGTTGGTCACCGCTCAGCGACCATATGTCAGCTGGCTGGAATATCTGAGCGCATAAATCGTCCCATCAAATGGGATCCGATTGCTCAGCAAATTGTGGACGATCCCAAGGCAGCCTTGTGGCAAGATCGTCCTCGTAGAGATGGCTACCAGCTCCCTGTTTAA
- the secD gene encoding protein translocase subunit SecD: MSGKYIWKLALTGVIVAFCLSYLIPMSDQDFAEHVKARSGDPAFAALVDRAEALSEESVNTDRPLSVYMALKSIANEERIDVSQYFSDLQLEASLTNVEKRNNILLPTLLEDSKANLKKGLDIQGGISVTFEVDPVALAEVPAAERNEKLSDAINIIERRVNTYGVSEPIVRPIGENRIELQLAGVNTKDNPELINTIKAPARLEFREVHPTANPMTSSRPTGYEEMTMIQEYNGVENEVRLYVKRIPALTGKYVADAFPRTNEVGGIEVILKLTSEGADLFADVTERLAQQGQTTGQLGRLAIVLDKQLQSAPTVRERIAGGTAQITGRYTQREAIDLANTLNNPLELPLEVVEMYEVGPSMAKDSIESGVKASVIGITAVSAFMIAYFFIGGFVALISVLLNVVIVLGVLASFNATLTLPGIAGIVLTVGMAVDANILIFERIREELRNGKNIKSAVEGGFDKVFSTIFDANVTTLLVSFVMLSLGTGPVKGFGLTLAIGVVTTMFCALIVTRVMLEMLFTTGALKSFKTLSVLSGTNIDFMKFRKPAFIASWTLVIVGVVVLAVKGDSIYGIDFTGGDEAILEFSQRIDEGEIRDALTAADLGEVNPLYQSQLGTDDELLRVQTGFAKGEEAVAVLQQAFPEAGYNMLGKNEIGPSVGAEIQKNAFLAIGLSLGLILLYIAFRFEIGYGIGAIVATIHDILLTLGVFVLVPGHQFTAPMVAAILLIVGYSLNDTIVVFDRIREELTLRPTSKLREIINIAMNAVFTRSLLTSITTLLASVSLMVFGQGVINDIAFTFTIGIITGTFSSIFIASPIFYFYHKGDRRSVESSHDIVPEYDWQVSTKASSTGSSNTD; this comes from the coding sequence ATGTCCGGAAAGTATATTTGGAAACTGGCACTCACCGGCGTGATCGTCGCGTTCTGCCTCTCTTATCTCATCCCCATGTCCGACCAGGACTTCGCCGAGCACGTGAAAGCTCGCTCCGGCGATCCCGCATTTGCGGCATTGGTCGACAGAGCTGAGGCGCTCTCGGAAGAAAGCGTCAACACCGATAGGCCTTTGAGTGTGTACATGGCCCTTAAGTCTATCGCCAATGAGGAGCGTATCGACGTTAGCCAATACTTCTCGGACCTACAGCTAGAGGCCAGCCTGACCAACGTTGAAAAGCGAAACAACATTCTACTCCCGACCTTGTTGGAAGACTCCAAGGCGAACTTGAAGAAGGGCCTCGATATCCAAGGTGGCATCTCCGTCACTTTCGAGGTCGATCCAGTCGCCCTCGCCGAGGTCCCAGCCGCGGAGCGAAACGAAAAGCTCTCCGACGCGATCAATATCATCGAGCGACGCGTCAACACCTACGGAGTGAGCGAGCCTATCGTTCGTCCAATTGGTGAAAACCGCATCGAGCTGCAGCTCGCGGGCGTAAACACCAAGGATAATCCGGAGCTCATCAACACCATCAAGGCTCCAGCTCGCCTCGAATTTCGCGAAGTCCACCCCACCGCAAATCCGATGACCTCTTCACGCCCGACCGGCTACGAGGAGATGACCATGATCCAGGAGTACAACGGGGTGGAAAACGAAGTGCGTCTCTACGTGAAGCGCATTCCAGCCCTGACCGGAAAATACGTTGCGGACGCCTTTCCTCGAACCAACGAAGTGGGCGGCATCGAAGTTATCCTCAAGCTTACCAGCGAAGGAGCGGATCTCTTCGCAGACGTGACCGAACGACTTGCTCAGCAAGGCCAAACCACCGGGCAGCTTGGGCGCTTGGCGATTGTCTTGGATAAGCAACTACAATCCGCACCGACAGTACGCGAGCGAATCGCAGGTGGCACCGCTCAAATTACCGGTCGCTACACCCAACGTGAGGCGATTGACTTGGCAAACACTCTGAACAACCCGCTCGAGCTGCCATTGGAAGTCGTCGAGATGTACGAAGTTGGTCCTTCGATGGCTAAGGACTCCATCGAGTCTGGCGTCAAAGCCTCCGTCATCGGCATCACAGCGGTTTCCGCCTTCATGATCGCCTACTTTTTCATCGGAGGGTTCGTAGCCCTTATCTCGGTGCTACTTAATGTGGTGATCGTTCTCGGCGTACTCGCGAGCTTCAACGCTACTCTGACCCTTCCGGGTATCGCCGGTATCGTACTCACGGTCGGCATGGCGGTGGATGCCAACATCCTGATCTTCGAGCGTATTCGGGAAGAGCTTCGCAATGGCAAGAACATCAAGTCCGCAGTAGAGGGTGGTTTCGACAAGGTTTTCTCCACCATCTTCGACGCCAACGTCACTACGCTCTTGGTTTCCTTCGTTATGCTGAGCCTCGGAACGGGCCCAGTAAAGGGCTTCGGACTCACCTTGGCTATTGGTGTAGTGACCACCATGTTCTGCGCATTGATCGTCACACGCGTCATGCTCGAAATGCTCTTCACCACGGGCGCGCTTAAATCCTTCAAGACGCTATCGGTCCTCTCGGGAACCAACATCGACTTCATGAAGTTTCGCAAGCCGGCCTTCATCGCGTCCTGGACCTTGGTAATTGTAGGCGTTGTCGTTTTGGCTGTTAAAGGCGACTCGATCTATGGCATCGACTTCACGGGTGGTGACGAAGCCATTCTAGAGTTCTCGCAACGAATCGACGAAGGAGAAATCCGCGATGCCTTGACCGCAGCTGATCTAGGCGAAGTTAACCCGCTCTACCAATCTCAGCTGGGAACGGACGACGAATTACTCCGCGTTCAGACTGGTTTCGCGAAAGGTGAAGAAGCGGTGGCTGTCTTACAACAGGCGTTTCCAGAAGCTGGATACAACATGCTAGGCAAAAACGAGATAGGACCATCCGTCGGTGCTGAAATCCAAAAGAACGCCTTCCTTGCGATCGGCCTTTCGCTGGGCTTGATCCTCCTGTACATCGCATTTCGTTTCGAAATCGGTTACGGTATCGGAGCAATCGTAGCAACGATCCACGATATCTTGCTGACGCTTGGCGTGTTTGTGCTCGTTCCGGGACATCAGTTTACCGCTCCGATGGTTGCAGCCATCTTGCTGATCGTAGGTTACTCATTGAACGATACCATCGTCGTCTTTGACCGTATCCGTGAAGAGCTTACGTTGCGACCAACCTCGAAACTACGCGAGATTATCAACATCGCCATGAACGCGGTATTCACCCGTTCCTTGCTCACCAGTATCACGACCTTGCTGGCCTCGGTTTCGCTGATGGTGTTCGGACAGGGCGTAATCAACGATATCGCCTTCACCTTCACGATCGGTATCATCACCGGTACTTTTTCCTCGATCTTTATCGCGAGCCCGATCTTCTACTTCTACCACAAGGGAGATCGCCGCAGCGTAGAGTCGAGTCACGATATCGTTCCGGAATACGACTGGCAGGTCAGCACCAAGGCCTCTTCAACAGGTTCGTCAAACACCGACTAG
- a CDS encoding HEAT repeat domain-containing protein, translated as MLSSIFHRLNGEDFDARYEARMDLQDLVSQATAPGNEEQQPVIENQLLEKLPAEPLLQTKLWIIRQLETIGSEQSLPALERLLKSESVELAYAAQMAIDRIKPTPAKKRKSPPRSALVKSVTQSDNRSTKTEAFRMLAEQSPRKAAKLMVRQPEIDFLPIALKSGNKVLIRPAIELLDTGSVEQQIVILGALPNDLGADSEGIILELLKSENETLAAQAAETLGRVGSSASLERLAQLVAGKSRALRDAASEAVAQIEDSKIDEILFDRLQSGTIEEKETALSLLALRASDGVSEVVNKLAASEEEPSKLREAAIESLEMVGNVESLSILVDIVVDGNDKGLRRDAQKNLKRLTLLLSDHEAAWRAFESGFEKAEGKDELLALLIVSDSAPTPQMIEYLELVWNERDADLRKMVMRVLPGWRNWDAGYALLKIAEAEEAYRGECFAGIGKLILGSDANFSMQGKFELSQAALKLAQSPEEKEAVLTGFRYATWREANYVFSNEVLPELREAVLKYRNN; from the coding sequence GTGCTATCCTCGATATTTCACCGCTTAAACGGAGAGGATTTCGACGCTCGTTATGAGGCCCGCATGGATTTGCAAGATCTCGTATCGCAGGCGACTGCTCCGGGTAACGAAGAGCAGCAGCCTGTAATCGAAAATCAATTACTGGAAAAGCTTCCTGCAGAGCCGCTTCTCCAGACCAAACTTTGGATTATCCGACAGCTAGAAACGATCGGTTCGGAACAATCACTTCCGGCTCTAGAGAGGCTGCTAAAATCGGAGTCGGTTGAATTGGCTTACGCGGCTCAAATGGCGATTGACCGCATCAAGCCTACCCCCGCTAAGAAGAGGAAGTCCCCTCCTCGATCAGCACTCGTGAAAAGTGTGACGCAATCGGATAACAGGTCCACCAAGACAGAGGCCTTTCGAATGCTTGCCGAACAGAGCCCGCGAAAAGCAGCAAAACTGATGGTTCGACAACCTGAGATCGATTTTCTTCCCATAGCTTTGAAGTCCGGAAACAAGGTGCTTATAAGACCTGCTATCGAATTGTTGGATACTGGCTCGGTAGAGCAGCAAATCGTTATCCTGGGAGCTTTACCAAACGACTTAGGGGCAGACTCGGAAGGAATTATTCTCGAGCTCTTGAAATCCGAAAACGAAACCCTAGCCGCTCAAGCTGCCGAAACTCTGGGCCGGGTAGGCAGTTCGGCTTCGCTGGAGCGACTAGCTCAATTAGTCGCTGGAAAATCCAGAGCCTTGCGTGACGCGGCGAGCGAGGCTGTGGCTCAAATCGAGGATTCGAAAATTGACGAGATTCTATTCGATCGACTCCAATCCGGCACGATTGAAGAGAAAGAAACTGCTCTGTCCCTGCTCGCTCTGCGAGCCTCCGATGGGGTCAGCGAGGTCGTCAACAAATTGGCCGCTTCCGAAGAGGAACCGTCGAAGTTACGCGAAGCAGCCATTGAAAGTCTCGAGATGGTTGGAAATGTGGAGAGCCTCTCGATTCTCGTAGATATCGTGGTCGACGGGAACGACAAGGGATTGCGACGCGACGCTCAGAAGAACCTCAAGCGCCTGACCCTACTGCTCAGCGATCACGAGGCTGCCTGGAGAGCGTTCGAGAGTGGCTTTGAAAAAGCTGAAGGTAAAGATGAGTTACTTGCTTTGCTGATCGTGAGTGACTCGGCTCCCACGCCTCAGATGATCGAATACCTCGAATTGGTTTGGAATGAACGCGATGCCGATCTTCGAAAAATGGTGATGCGAGTTCTTCCAGGGTGGCGGAATTGGGATGCTGGATACGCGTTGCTAAAAATCGCCGAAGCGGAAGAAGCCTACAGAGGCGAGTGTTTTGCCGGCATTGGGAAACTGATTCTTGGAAGCGACGCTAATTTCTCGATGCAAGGAAAGTTCGAGCTTAGCCAAGCAGCCTTGAAGCTGGCTCAATCACCTGAAGAAAAAGAGGCAGTACTCACCGGGTTTCGTTATGCGACATGGCGAGAAGCGAACTACGTTTTCTCGAACGAGGTGCTGCCTGAACTTCGCGAAGCTGTATTGAAATATCGGAACAACTGA